One window from the genome of Leptospira broomii serovar Hurstbridge str. 5399 encodes:
- a CDS encoding anthranilate synthase component II yields MILLIDNYDSFTYNLYQYFCQIGNQVEVFRNDKIDLNRILELNPKGIVLSPGPGRPEDSRVCLDILKELSGKLPILGVCLGHQAIGLVYGGKIVNAPSIMHGKVSLIEHDGLDIYSGIPSPFLATRYHSLVIQPESLPKDLEVSSKTQDGVIMGVRHKTKVNLFGVQFHPESIMTQNGLDIVRNFSRIVAET; encoded by the coding sequence ATGATATTACTCATCGATAACTACGACTCCTTCACCTATAATCTGTATCAGTATTTTTGCCAAATTGGAAATCAGGTCGAAGTCTTTCGAAACGATAAAATAGATTTAAACCGGATTCTGGAATTGAACCCGAAAGGAATCGTATTGAGTCCGGGTCCCGGACGCCCGGAAGATTCCAGAGTGTGCTTGGATATTCTAAAAGAATTAAGTGGGAAGCTTCCGATATTGGGCGTGTGTCTGGGTCACCAGGCAATCGGACTAGTCTACGGGGGCAAAATCGTCAATGCTCCTAGCATTATGCACGGTAAAGTCAGTCTAATCGAGCACGACGGATTGGATATTTATAGCGGAATTCCATCTCCGTTTTTAGCGACTCGATATCACTCATTAGTCATTCAACCCGAAAGCCTTCCCAAAGATTTAGAAGTCTCGTCAAAGACTCAGGACGGAGTGATCATGGGAGTTCGCCATAAAACGAAAGTGAATCTTTTCGGAGTACAATTTCACCCGGAATCGATCATGACACAGAACGGCTTGGATATCGTTAGAAACTTC